The Microcoleus sp. bin38.metabat.b11b12b14.051 genome contains a region encoding:
- a CDS encoding DUF4278 domain-containing protein → MKLTYRGANYECDIPTVDMIEGEVAGKYRGQDWNYRYPRHLAVPKKYGGINFTTKRDFQAQHNVTAVDALDAAVKSAPTATDLAQVHRAHICSILDRRKQVAAAKGDEKLLRLLEREWQQMAC, encoded by the coding sequence ATGAAACTCACTTATCGCGGTGCAAACTACGAGTGCGACATTCCGACAGTCGATATGATCGAAGGCGAAGTCGCAGGCAAATATCGGGGTCAAGACTGGAACTATCGGTATCCGAGACACCTGGCTGTCCCCAAAAAATACGGCGGTATCAACTTTACCACAAAGCGAGATTTTCAAGCCCAGCACAATGTCACAGCAGTTGACGCCCTTGATGCGGCGGTTAAATCTGCGCCAACTGCTACGGATTTGGCGCAAGTTCACCGGGCGCATATTTGCAGTATTCTCGATCGACGGAAACAAGTAGCCGCAGCCAAGGGCGATGAAAAGCTGCTGCGTTTGCTAGAAAGAGAGTGGCAGCAGATGGCTTGTTAG
- a CDS encoding BON domain-containing protein: MGWFKRLFGMEKPEEQAQPMAEVVQQAAEAQSIAPAKVGPDGNFDESGLAKRVALAFDGDSEVADIETVWVAQLSGTVVLKGQVPSQEVLDKLVAIASAEEGATGVQTDQVTVG, translated from the coding sequence ATGGGTTGGTTTAAAAGACTATTCGGAATGGAAAAGCCTGAAGAGCAGGCTCAACCGATGGCAGAAGTAGTACAGCAAGCTGCTGAAGCACAATCCATTGCTCCTGCTAAAGTCGGCCCAGACGGAAATTTTGACGAAAGTGGCCTGGCGAAGCGGGTTGCTTTGGCTTTTGACGGCGATTCAGAAGTTGCTGATATTGAGACTGTTTGGGTTGCTCAACTCAGTGGCACGGTTGTTCTCAAAGGTCAAGTTCCCAGCCAGGAAGTTCTGGATAAGTTGGTGGCGATCGCCTCTGCTGAAGAGGGCGCCACAGGCGTGCAAACCGATCAAGTGACAGTCGGGTAA
- a CDS encoding chemotaxis protein CheW, with the protein MLLFYVGDDRYALDSRRVVEVVPTVTLKKLHNAPEYISGLFNYRGHLVPVIDLCQMLQGTAARAYLSTRIVLVNCQFPDTSEGNGGSLRGPLILGLMAERVTETLDKPETEFVSPGIKIDSTPYLGEMIADDRGMIQFVRVEHLLPESQKTYLLPQQEG; encoded by the coding sequence ATGTTGCTCTTTTATGTAGGGGACGATCGCTATGCCTTGGATAGCAGGCGAGTAGTCGAAGTAGTGCCCACTGTCACCTTGAAAAAACTGCACAACGCACCGGAATACATTTCCGGCTTGTTTAACTACCGGGGACATCTCGTCCCGGTGATCGACTTGTGCCAAATGCTACAGGGGACGGCGGCCCGCGCTTACTTGAGCACGCGCATCGTCTTAGTCAATTGCCAGTTTCCCGATACTTCTGAGGGGAACGGTGGCAGTTTGCGCGGCCCCCTAATTTTAGGGCTGATGGCGGAAAGGGTGACAGAAACTCTCGACAAACCAGAAACCGAATTTGTTAGTCCCGGCATTAAGATTGACAGCACTCCTTATTTGGGAGAAATGATTGCAGACGATCGCGGTATGATTCAATTTGTCAGGGTAGAACATCTGCTGCCGGAATCCCAAAAAACTTATTTGCTTCCCCAACAGGAAGGTTGA
- a CDS encoding CheR family methyltransferase produces MIQAAIEALLRQKIGLDALTIGSNTITRAVNRRMADCGLTDINIYLAKLQTSPPELEELIESVVIPETWFFRDREPFVFLSRHVLSEWLPKNPGKTLRVLSLPCSTGEEPYSIAIALLEAGLNPSDFSIDAADISKVALKKAARGVYGKNSFRDKNLDFRDRYFTPLAGDLYQLNDSVRRKVNFIQGNILDSYFLVGQIPYDAIFCRNVLIYFDSAGRSQTVQLLNRLLKPAGILFLGHSESGQKLPPQFVSVRHSLAFAYRKTEIPQNQGEVKQQATNINHSRLIRELKRTENRDKAPIWQWPSVSGKSSASQEKYPREGDNSQVLPIRTIAPTPAPAKPASADLDAARRAADRGQLQEAAKLCETYLSQNPTNADAYVLLGQVYQATGDRQQAEQYFQKATYLKPDHYQGLIHLALLREERGDIAGAAIVRQRIQRIEK; encoded by the coding sequence ATGATACAAGCAGCAATTGAAGCTCTACTCAGACAAAAAATTGGTTTGGATGCCCTGACTATTGGTTCTAATACAATTACTAGAGCCGTGAACCGTCGGATGGCAGATTGCGGTTTGACTGATATAAATATTTACTTGGCAAAACTGCAAACATCCCCTCCAGAATTGGAAGAATTAATCGAAAGTGTCGTGATACCGGAAACTTGGTTTTTTCGCGATCGCGAACCTTTTGTTTTTTTGAGCCGCCACGTGCTTTCAGAATGGTTGCCCAAAAATCCCGGCAAAACCCTGCGCGTGTTGAGCCTTCCTTGCTCGACGGGGGAGGAACCTTACTCGATCGCGATCGCCCTACTCGAAGCTGGTTTAAATCCGAGCGACTTCAGCATCGATGCGGCAGATATCAGCAAAGTTGCTCTCAAAAAAGCGGCTCGCGGAGTTTATGGCAAAAACTCTTTCCGCGACAAAAACTTGGATTTTCGCGATCGCTATTTTACTCCGCTGGCGGGAGACCTTTATCAGTTGAATGACTCAGTGAGACGGAAAGTTAATTTTATTCAGGGAAACATTCTAGACAGCTATTTTTTAGTTGGTCAAATTCCTTACGATGCAATTTTTTGCCGCAACGTGTTAATTTACTTTGATAGTGCAGGCAGAAGTCAGACTGTGCAACTTTTAAATCGGTTGTTGAAACCAGCAGGAATCTTGTTTTTAGGTCACTCGGAAAGCGGGCAAAAACTGCCTCCTCAATTTGTTTCGGTGCGTCACTCCCTAGCATTTGCTTACCGCAAAACCGAAATTCCCCAGAATCAAGGCGAGGTAAAACAACAGGCGACTAACATCAATCATTCACGGCTAATTCGGGAGTTGAAACGCACAGAAAATAGGGATAAAGCCCCGATTTGGCAGTGGCCAAGTGTGAGCGGTAAATCCTCTGCTTCCCAGGAAAAATATCCGAGAGAGGGCGATAATTCGCAGGTTTTGCCAATTCGGACGATCGCCCCGACACCAGCTCCTGCTAAGCCTGCTAGTGCCGATTTAGACGCAGCACGCCGCGCAGCCGATCGCGGACAATTGCAGGAAGCCGCCAAACTGTGCGAAACTTACCTCAGTCAAAATCCCACGAATGCTGATGCTTACGTCTTATTGGGGCAAGTTTACCAAGCAACGGGCGATCGCCAACAAGCTGAGCAATATTTCCAAAAAGCAACTTACCTCAAACCGGATCACTATCAAGGGCTAATTCACCTGGCTTTGCTCAGAGAAGAGCGAGGAGATATTGCCGGTGCTGCGATCGTCCGCCAGCGCATTCAGCGAATCGAAAAATAG
- a CDS encoding HEAT repeat domain-containing protein — translation MERPKTPNPIPNPTGEESRQKEPELQIVQTYKDDAFFQKVIAENRTEKGKHIAIIGEPGAGKTTLLGELAERLPKNSPDFPICIRLADLRESTIEDYLLNNWLKKALQFIDADAENVTPEIGKALKQLFSQGKVWLLLDGVDEMAAESPVQALAKIRDQLTDWVGKARVVLTCRLNVWDAAISNTLTNFETYKTLEFEPDDVDEFIHQWFEQASQDEKRRNSDNETSWHSQGKRLQQQLKAPGKERIRELVRNPLRLSMLCQSWCVAERDLPSTKAALYEQFTTYFFDWKKEEFQQKQRVLKETDKKQIQQALAKLALAAMESANRFRIEQEFAIGQMEEQWFDLADELGWLVLVDRDTRTKKPVYAFYHPTFQEYFAACAITDWHYFLDHQIPPVSDRYRIFERQWREVILLWLGRGEIEAKQKQEFIDALVNFEDGCGKWNSQDDVDKGFYEYRAYFLAAAAIAEFQDYSQIDEVIGQIVRWGFYNGDRVISNAAREALEQTQLPKAIDALVQLLNSPNLDDDTGREVAESLGRIDPGNQKAIDALVQLLISPDHTHYSHSIVRASLKKIGQGNQKAIDTLIQLLYSIDLSNNTRSLLAVSLGMIGQGNQKAIDALLQLLNSANLDDYIRRDVAESLGKIDPGNQKAINALVQLLNSPDIYNYDRLRVAESLGKIDPNNQKTIDTLVQLLNSPNLNADTRIRAPRILQIIGQANKTVSDDLAQLLNSSHLDDDIRSNVAESLGKIDPGNQKAINTLVQLLNSPHLDNDIRRYVTESLGKIGQGNQNAIDTLVQLLNYPNINYISIIEVIRSLGKIGQGNQNAIDTLVQLLNYPNLRIFTRSNVAESLGKIDPGNQKAINTFVQLLNSPNRCDTYIYIWTESLKNIQIDKPLTIIKALIAKLNNFQEINYDCYNLIWHYAQNLPYPDFYQAWHQDTLPNSPTASLNLANLPQILAEAINDRPDLCSKVKLICIDTHQFIEPENSALEIYDMMLNQNCPESQNGYPDTMQKLKLYWNSLRRQSEIPLFFICYDSTALSPTPTGFSAPFLKALSKFDRAICVVCEKADISLPTFSPSQPNLIAKIVAWISEMMA, via the coding sequence ATGGAACGTCCCAAAACACCAAACCCCATACCAAACCCCACAGGCGAAGAGTCGCGCCAGAAAGAACCAGAACTGCAAATCGTCCAAACTTATAAAGATGATGCTTTTTTCCAGAAAGTGATTGCCGAAAATCGCACCGAAAAAGGCAAGCATATCGCGATTATTGGCGAACCGGGTGCGGGAAAAACAACGCTATTAGGAGAATTGGCGGAACGGTTGCCGAAAAATTCCCCAGATTTTCCGATTTGTATTCGACTGGCAGATTTACGAGAAAGCACCATTGAAGATTATTTACTCAATAATTGGCTGAAAAAAGCGCTGCAATTTATCGATGCTGATGCGGAAAATGTAACACCAGAGATCGGGAAAGCACTCAAACAACTGTTCAGTCAAGGTAAAGTGTGGTTGCTGCTTGATGGCGTGGATGAAATGGCCGCCGAATCCCCCGTGCAGGCGTTGGCGAAAATTCGAGATCAACTAACAGACTGGGTGGGTAAAGCGCGGGTGGTGCTAACTTGCCGTTTGAATGTTTGGGATGCGGCGATTAGCAATACGCTGACGAATTTTGAGACTTATAAAACATTGGAATTTGAACCCGATGATGTCGATGAGTTTATTCACCAGTGGTTTGAGCAAGCGAGTCAGGATGAGAAACGGCGCAATTCTGACAATGAAACTTCTTGGCATTCCCAGGGAAAACGGTTACAGCAACAGTTAAAAGCACCGGGAAAAGAGCGAATTCGGGAACTGGTACGCAATCCCCTGCGGTTGTCGATGTTGTGTCAGTCTTGGTGCGTAGCTGAACGGGATTTGCCGTCAACGAAGGCGGCACTTTACGAGCAGTTTACTACTTATTTTTTTGACTGGAAAAAAGAGGAATTTCAGCAGAAACAGCGAGTATTGAAGGAAACGGATAAAAAACAGATTCAACAAGCTTTGGCAAAGTTGGCTTTAGCGGCGATGGAAAGTGCTAATCGGTTTCGGATCGAGCAAGAATTTGCGATCGGGCAGATGGAGGAACAGTGGTTTGATTTAGCAGATGAATTGGGATGGTTGGTTTTGGTTGACAGGGATACTCGCACGAAAAAGCCAGTTTATGCTTTCTACCATCCCACGTTTCAGGAATATTTCGCTGCTTGTGCCATTACAGATTGGCACTATTTCTTAGATCACCAAATCCCCCCAGTTTCTGACCGTTACCGTATTTTTGAGCGGCAGTGGAGAGAGGTAATTTTGCTGTGGTTGGGACGAGGGGAGATAGAAGCAAAGCAGAAACAGGAATTTATTGATGCTTTGGTTAATTTTGAGGATGGATGTGGAAAATGGAATTCTCAAGACGATGTAGACAAAGGCTTCTATGAATATCGAGCGTATTTTTTAGCAGCAGCCGCAATTGCGGAGTTTCAGGATTATTCCCAAATAGATGAAGTAATAGGACAGATTGTTAGGTGGGGCTTTTATAATGGCGATAGAGTAATCAGCAATGCAGCTAGGGAAGCATTAGAACAGACGCAACTCCCAAAAGCGATCGATGCTTTGGTGCAACTGCTCAATTCTCCCAATCTTGATGATGACACCGGTAGGGAAGTGGCAGAAAGCTTAGGGAGAATTGACCCAGGCAATCAGAAAGCGATCGATGCTTTAGTCCAACTGCTCATTTCTCCTGATCACACTCATTACAGTCATTCAATAGTGAGAGCAAGCTTAAAGAAAATTGGTCAAGGAAATCAAAAAGCCATCGATACTCTGATTCAATTGCTCTATTCTATCGATCTTTCTAATAACACTCGTAGCCTACTGGCAGTAAGCTTAGGGATGATTGGTCAAGGCAATCAAAAAGCGATCGATGCTTTGCTTCAACTGCTCAACTCTGCTAATCTTGATGATTATATCCGTAGGGATGTGGCAGAAAGTTTAGGAAAAATTGATCCAGGTAATCAAAAAGCGATTAATGCTTTAGTGCAATTGCTCAATTCACCGGATATCTATAATTACGACCGTTTAAGAGTGGCAGAAAGCTTAGGGAAAATTGACCCAAACAATCAAAAAACGATCGATACTTTGGTGCAACTGCTCAACTCTCCCAATCTTAATGCTGACACCCGTATACGAGCGCCAAGAATTTTACAGATAATTGGTCAAGCCAATAAAACCGTGAGCGATGATTTGGCACAATTGCTCAATTCATCCCATCTTGATGATGATATCCGTAGCAACGTAGCAGAAAGCTTAGGAAAAATTGACCCAGGCAATCAAAAAGCCATCAATACCTTAGTGCAACTGCTCAATTCACCCCATCTTGATAATGATATCCGTCGCTACGTAACAGAAAGCTTAGGGAAAATTGGCCAAGGTAATCAAAATGCTATCGATACTTTAGTGCAACTGCTCAATTATCCCAATATTAATTATATCTCTATAATAGAGGTGATACGAAGCTTAGGGAAAATTGGCCAAGGTAATCAAAATGCTATCGATACTTTAGTGCAACTGCTCAATTATCCCAATCTTCGTATTTTTACCCGTAGCAACGTAGCAGAAAGCTTAGGGAAAATTGACCCAGGCAATCAAAAAGCCATCAATACCTTCGTGCAACTGCTCAACTCACCCAATCGTTGTGACACCTACATTTACATATGGACAGAAAGCTTGAAGAACATCCAAATAGACAAGCCATTGACCATAATTAAAGCCTTAATAGCTAAGTTAAACAACTTTCAGGAAATTAATTATGACTGCTACAATTTAATCTGGCACTACGCCCAAAATCTACCCTACCCCGACTTCTATCAAGCTTGGCACCAAGACACCCTTCCCAACTCCCCAACAGCAAGCCTCAACTTAGCAAACTTACCCCAAATCCTTGCCGAAGCCATTAACGATCGACCCGATTTATGCAGCAAAGTAAAACTAATTTGCATCGACACTCACCAATTCATAGAACCCGAAAACTCCGCCCTTGAAATTTACGATATGATGCTAAATCAAAATTGTCCAGAGTCGCAAAATGGCTATCCAGATACCATGCAAAAACTCAAACTGTATTGGAATTCCCTACGCCGCCAAAGCGAAATCCCCCTGTTTTTCATCTGCTACGATTCCACAGCACTCTCACCCACACCCACAGGATTTAGCGCTCCATTTCTCAAAGCTTTAAGCAAATTCGATCGCGCGATTTGTGTCGTCTGCGAAAAAGCAGATATTTCCTTGCCAACTTTTTCACCCAGTCAACCGAACTTAATTGCCAAGATTGTGGCGTGGATTAGCGAGATGATGGCATAA
- a CDS encoding type II toxin-antitoxin system RelE/ParE family toxin: MNVEFRKSFEKDLNNLRDESLLQRIQAVIEEVEAAENFGDVSNLKKLKADGNYYRIRIGDYRIGIAFDENIVIFVRVLHRKEVYRYFP; encoded by the coding sequence ATGAATGTTGAATTTAGAAAGAGTTTTGAGAAAGATTTAAACAATCTGCGCGATGAATCCCTACTGCAACGAATTCAGGCGGTTATTGAAGAAGTAGAGGCGGCTGAAAATTTCGGAGATGTAAGCAACTTGAAAAAGCTTAAAGCTGACGGTAACTACTATCGAATTAGAATCGGAGACTACAGAATTGGTATAGCATTCGATGAAAATATCGTCATTTTTGTGAGGGTGTTGCACCGCAAAGAAGTTTACAGATATTTTCCTTAA